A region from the Drosophila mauritiana strain mau12 chromosome 2L, ASM438214v1, whole genome shotgun sequence genome encodes:
- the LOC117135457 gene encoding centrosomal protein of 97 kDa isoform X2, protein MSGDESGEEKHVLNLSKQKLKKVPKQDDAHSIRQLILDENELQKIDNIDSYLKIETLSLARNQLLRMYGVCRLHCLRELNLSFNGILSIEALKECIHLRVLNLEGNNIKTIEHLNTNVNLECLNLADNSIGSISDMSYLRNLKELYLHGNRLTHLRQCDKNLPTSLETLTLAKNSINDLNEICTLSHLSNLLSISIADNPCVTMTNSLDGFDYRPFVLNWCMSLKYIDGFVVDPIESLKAEWLYSQGRGRQFRVGEQQGLAKYLSSVCPLVGKALENENDRKLRLILSKAQHHQRQLQEEIMDNANSSASTSPSSHRKKPTSRIQSPRFSRLSGRQGSPESMVNSYHGNSSNNSIVSDNGSTNHSLQMSISLIENIKNDGEGFSLAGSGMSSSVTTKTYNSTESTPRNITPNPYNDQTFISQTPSGGPLAAASKMVPVPETLMSPDVCPAAVAQRVTVTALNPQLHKTKVNKNKDNKLNLPRVRSPQLKRNQSPTSSPRRMANKCSGDNMQAQEKLQQSVVLADSGGFSTDDDGEQINIEKLRAIRKMAAQKQQQMHQEQLKQQVDNNLNCQDRLIEHVTESSAVTIQKMWRGYHTRKKTNKDIAERLQRRRTQEYIEQLGKDMLLTKAQLENERKIQQLQMQAINALWKKVSTMEVDPKGIPAAAEQGEDSNGGGSGHLSLDQNSAAVVNDLAKRCTMLTDQVQMLQSSIGTIVNCLTMVCNLPQDAIRKQAEIIDCSSTQTDLIAVHTPQIEDLTNFPFTKTRPSTLALESKHEAALACPKIDELTDVDLKETEGDSANLDKDP, encoded by the exons ATGAGTG GCGACGAAAGTGGCGAGGAGAAGCACGTCCTGAACTTGTCCAAGCAGAAGCTGAAGAAGGTGCCCAAGCAGGACGATGCGCACAGCATACGGCAGCTCATCCTGGACGAGAACGAGCTGCAGAAGATCGACAACATAGACTCGTACCTAAAAATTGAAACG CTCTCCTTGGCCAGGAATCAATTGCTGCGCATGTATGGCGTCTGTCGGCTGCATTGCCTCCGTGAACTGAACCTGTCCTTCAATGGCATACTCTCTATCGAGGCCCTGAAGGAGTGCATCCACCTGCGCGTGCTGAATCTGGAGGGGAATAACATCAAAACCATAGAGCATCTGAACACGAATGTCAATCTGGAGTGCCTGAATCTGGCGGATAATAGCATTGGCAGCATTTCGGACATGTCCTATTTGCGCAATCTCAAGGAGCTGTATTTGCACGGAAATCGCTTGACGCATCTGAGGCAGTGCGACAAGAATCTGCCCACCTCCCTGGAAACCCTAACGTTGGCCAAGAATAGCATCAACGATCTCAACGAGATTTGTACGCTGTCGCATCTGAGCAACTTGCTGAGCATTTCCATTGCTGATAATCCTTGTGTGACCATGACCAACAGTTTGGA TGGCTTTGATTACCGACCTTTTGTTTTGAACTGGTGCATGAGCCTCAAGTACATCGATGGCTTTGTGGTCGATCCTATTGAGAGTCTTAAGGCGGAATGGCTGTATAGCCAGGGTCGTGGTCGCCAGTTTCGTGTGGGCGAGCAGCAGGGATTGGCAAAATACCTGAGTTCTGTGTGTCCGCTGGTGGGCAAGGCGctggaaaatgaaaacgatAGGAAACTCCGGCTGATCCTCAGCAAGGCGCAACACCATCAGCGTCAGCTGCAGGAAGAGATCATGGATAACGCAAATAGTTCTGCCAGCACTTCGCCCTCATCCCATCGCAAGAAGCCCACGAGTCGCATTCAGTCGCCCAGAT TCTCCCGCTTGAGTGGCCGCCAGGGATCACCGGAGTCCATGGTGAATAGCTATCACGggaacagcagcaacaatagcATTGTTAGCGACAATGGATCTACGAATCATTCGCTGCAAATGAGCATTTCGCTTATTGAGAACATTAAAAACGATGGCGAAGGCTTTAGTTTGGCCGGCAGCGGAATGTCCAGCAGCGTGACCACCAAGACCTACAATTCCACGGAGTCCACGCCACGGAATATAACACCCAATCCGTACAATG ATCAAACGTTCATCAGTCAAACTCCATCTGGAGGTCCATTGGCGGCTGCCTCGAAAATGGTTCCAGTTCCGGAGACTCTGATGAGTCCGGATGTCTGTCCCGCCGCTGTGGCACAAAGAGTTACGGTTACGGCTCTGAATCCTCAGCTGCACAAGACCAAGGTCAACAAAAATAAAG ACAACAAACTGAACTTGCCAAGAGTGCGAAGTCCACAACTGAAGAGGAACCAAAGCCCCACGAGCAGTCCACGGAGGATGGCCAACAAGTGCAGCGGGGACAACATGCAGGCACAGGAGAAACTCCAGCAATCGGTAGTTTTGGCCGATAGCGGTGGCTTCAGCACAGACGACGACGGCGAGCAGATCAACATAGAGAAACTGAGAGCAATCCGGAAGATGGCCGctcagaagcagcagcagatgcatCAGGAGCAGCTAAAGCAGCAGGTGGACAACAACCTGAACTGCCAGGATCGACTGATCGAGCACGTGACAGAGTCCTCGGCCGTTACCATTCAAAAGATGTGGCGAGGCTATCACACACGCAAGAAGACCAACAAGGACATAGCCGAGCGATTGCAGCGACGACGCACACAGGAGTATATCGA ACAACTCGGCAAGGATATGCTGCTTACGAAGGCCCAGCTCGAGAACGAGCGAAAGATTCAGCAGCTGCAGATGCAGGCCATCAATGCGCTGTGGAAGAAGGTGTCCACCATGGAGGTGGATCCCAAGGGTATACCTGCTGCTGCGGAACAGGGCGAGGACTCCAATGGCGGAGGGTCTGGCCACCTGAGTCTCGATCAAAATTCAGCCGCCGTGGTGAATGATTTGGCGAAAAGATGCACCATGCTCACCGATCAGGTTCAAATGCTGCAAAGCTCGATTGGAACCATCGTCAACTGCCTCACAATGGTGTGCAATCTGCCGCAGGACGCTATTAGGAAGCAGGCCGAGATCATTGATTGCAGCTCCACTCAGACGGACCTCATTGCCGTACACACGCCGCAGATCGAGGATCTCACCAACTTTCCCTTCACCAAAACAAGGCCCTCAACCTTGGCCCTGGAATCCAAGCACGAAGCTGCTCTGGCTTGTCCCAAAATCGATGAATTGACTGATGTCGACCTGAAGGAGACCGAAGGAGACTCGGCTAATCTCGACAAAGATCCATGA
- the LOC117135457 gene encoding centrosomal protein of 97 kDa isoform X1, translated as MSVSIQTGDESGEEKHVLNLSKQKLKKVPKQDDAHSIRQLILDENELQKIDNIDSYLKIETLSLARNQLLRMYGVCRLHCLRELNLSFNGILSIEALKECIHLRVLNLEGNNIKTIEHLNTNVNLECLNLADNSIGSISDMSYLRNLKELYLHGNRLTHLRQCDKNLPTSLETLTLAKNSINDLNEICTLSHLSNLLSISIADNPCVTMTNSLDGFDYRPFVLNWCMSLKYIDGFVVDPIESLKAEWLYSQGRGRQFRVGEQQGLAKYLSSVCPLVGKALENENDRKLRLILSKAQHHQRQLQEEIMDNANSSASTSPSSHRKKPTSRIQSPRFSRLSGRQGSPESMVNSYHGNSSNNSIVSDNGSTNHSLQMSISLIENIKNDGEGFSLAGSGMSSSVTTKTYNSTESTPRNITPNPYNDQTFISQTPSGGPLAAASKMVPVPETLMSPDVCPAAVAQRVTVTALNPQLHKTKVNKNKDNKLNLPRVRSPQLKRNQSPTSSPRRMANKCSGDNMQAQEKLQQSVVLADSGGFSTDDDGEQINIEKLRAIRKMAAQKQQQMHQEQLKQQVDNNLNCQDRLIEHVTESSAVTIQKMWRGYHTRKKTNKDIAERLQRRRTQEYIEQLGKDMLLTKAQLENERKIQQLQMQAINALWKKVSTMEVDPKGIPAAAEQGEDSNGGGSGHLSLDQNSAAVVNDLAKRCTMLTDQVQMLQSSIGTIVNCLTMVCNLPQDAIRKQAEIIDCSSTQTDLIAVHTPQIEDLTNFPFTKTRPSTLALESKHEAALACPKIDELTDVDLKETEGDSANLDKDP; from the exons ATGAGTG TTTCTATCCAAACAGGCGACGAAAGTGGCGAGGAGAAGCACGTCCTGAACTTGTCCAAGCAGAAGCTGAAGAAGGTGCCCAAGCAGGACGATGCGCACAGCATACGGCAGCTCATCCTGGACGAGAACGAGCTGCAGAAGATCGACAACATAGACTCGTACCTAAAAATTGAAACG CTCTCCTTGGCCAGGAATCAATTGCTGCGCATGTATGGCGTCTGTCGGCTGCATTGCCTCCGTGAACTGAACCTGTCCTTCAATGGCATACTCTCTATCGAGGCCCTGAAGGAGTGCATCCACCTGCGCGTGCTGAATCTGGAGGGGAATAACATCAAAACCATAGAGCATCTGAACACGAATGTCAATCTGGAGTGCCTGAATCTGGCGGATAATAGCATTGGCAGCATTTCGGACATGTCCTATTTGCGCAATCTCAAGGAGCTGTATTTGCACGGAAATCGCTTGACGCATCTGAGGCAGTGCGACAAGAATCTGCCCACCTCCCTGGAAACCCTAACGTTGGCCAAGAATAGCATCAACGATCTCAACGAGATTTGTACGCTGTCGCATCTGAGCAACTTGCTGAGCATTTCCATTGCTGATAATCCTTGTGTGACCATGACCAACAGTTTGGA TGGCTTTGATTACCGACCTTTTGTTTTGAACTGGTGCATGAGCCTCAAGTACATCGATGGCTTTGTGGTCGATCCTATTGAGAGTCTTAAGGCGGAATGGCTGTATAGCCAGGGTCGTGGTCGCCAGTTTCGTGTGGGCGAGCAGCAGGGATTGGCAAAATACCTGAGTTCTGTGTGTCCGCTGGTGGGCAAGGCGctggaaaatgaaaacgatAGGAAACTCCGGCTGATCCTCAGCAAGGCGCAACACCATCAGCGTCAGCTGCAGGAAGAGATCATGGATAACGCAAATAGTTCTGCCAGCACTTCGCCCTCATCCCATCGCAAGAAGCCCACGAGTCGCATTCAGTCGCCCAGAT TCTCCCGCTTGAGTGGCCGCCAGGGATCACCGGAGTCCATGGTGAATAGCTATCACGggaacagcagcaacaatagcATTGTTAGCGACAATGGATCTACGAATCATTCGCTGCAAATGAGCATTTCGCTTATTGAGAACATTAAAAACGATGGCGAAGGCTTTAGTTTGGCCGGCAGCGGAATGTCCAGCAGCGTGACCACCAAGACCTACAATTCCACGGAGTCCACGCCACGGAATATAACACCCAATCCGTACAATG ATCAAACGTTCATCAGTCAAACTCCATCTGGAGGTCCATTGGCGGCTGCCTCGAAAATGGTTCCAGTTCCGGAGACTCTGATGAGTCCGGATGTCTGTCCCGCCGCTGTGGCACAAAGAGTTACGGTTACGGCTCTGAATCCTCAGCTGCACAAGACCAAGGTCAACAAAAATAAAG ACAACAAACTGAACTTGCCAAGAGTGCGAAGTCCACAACTGAAGAGGAACCAAAGCCCCACGAGCAGTCCACGGAGGATGGCCAACAAGTGCAGCGGGGACAACATGCAGGCACAGGAGAAACTCCAGCAATCGGTAGTTTTGGCCGATAGCGGTGGCTTCAGCACAGACGACGACGGCGAGCAGATCAACATAGAGAAACTGAGAGCAATCCGGAAGATGGCCGctcagaagcagcagcagatgcatCAGGAGCAGCTAAAGCAGCAGGTGGACAACAACCTGAACTGCCAGGATCGACTGATCGAGCACGTGACAGAGTCCTCGGCCGTTACCATTCAAAAGATGTGGCGAGGCTATCACACACGCAAGAAGACCAACAAGGACATAGCCGAGCGATTGCAGCGACGACGCACACAGGAGTATATCGA ACAACTCGGCAAGGATATGCTGCTTACGAAGGCCCAGCTCGAGAACGAGCGAAAGATTCAGCAGCTGCAGATGCAGGCCATCAATGCGCTGTGGAAGAAGGTGTCCACCATGGAGGTGGATCCCAAGGGTATACCTGCTGCTGCGGAACAGGGCGAGGACTCCAATGGCGGAGGGTCTGGCCACCTGAGTCTCGATCAAAATTCAGCCGCCGTGGTGAATGATTTGGCGAAAAGATGCACCATGCTCACCGATCAGGTTCAAATGCTGCAAAGCTCGATTGGAACCATCGTCAACTGCCTCACAATGGTGTGCAATCTGCCGCAGGACGCTATTAGGAAGCAGGCCGAGATCATTGATTGCAGCTCCACTCAGACGGACCTCATTGCCGTACACACGCCGCAGATCGAGGATCTCACCAACTTTCCCTTCACCAAAACAAGGCCCTCAACCTTGGCCCTGGAATCCAAGCACGAAGCTGCTCTGGCTTGTCCCAAAATCGATGAATTGACTGATGTCGACCTGAAGGAGACCGAAGGAGACTCGGCTAATCTCGACAAAGATCCATGA